In a genomic window of Rhopalosiphum maidis isolate BTI-1 chromosome 4, ASM367621v3, whole genome shotgun sequence:
- the LOC113550650 gene encoding LOW QUALITY PROTEIN: unconventional myosin-XV (The sequence of the model RefSeq protein was modified relative to this genomic sequence to represent the inferred CDS: deleted 1 base in 1 codon) encodes MTGTQVTMSTAQPTLTLSELQKGELVWFDPGVGHVLPGEVLEYHKPAQVLTVQAVIAGKTQIFSLTSSNGVNRRQDLGQNGIEDMIQLTDLNEASLLWNLKIRYDKELIYTYTGSILVAVNPYKMYDMYGLDMVKKYEGQILGTLPPHLFAVGSAAYGMLPRGNQVVVISGESGSGKTESTKLIMQYLAAVNKSPSNLITEQILEASPLLESFGNAKTVRNDNSSRFGKFLEVHFKQGVILGAKVTEYLLEKSRIVTQAPEERNYHVFYELLAGLADEEKLKYGLLSADKYFYLNQGGNCEIDGKYDGEDFQSLMSAMQVLGFTSEEQDTIFRILASVLHLGNVYFHRKQLKHGQEGVEIGSDAEIRWTGHLLRLDVDGIKEALTTKTTEARNERVLTALNIDQALDARDAFAKALYSSLFTWLVARINHIVYKGTKKTTAISILDIFGFEDFKENSFEQLCINYANENLQVYFNKHIFKLEQQEYAKEKIQWQNIAYNDNLPVIQLLSKKPVGILHLLDDESNFPRATDVSFLEKCHYNHALNELYSRPRLNGPEFGVRHYAGPVWYNVDGFLDKNRDTLRPDVVQLLISSSLPMLSKMFSSLRNNFEASKTLNKANGRFVTMKPRTPTVAARFHDSLQQLLESISGCHPWFVRCIKPNCEKVSMKFDMPTVLEQLRYSGMLETIRIRKLGYPVRMKFIEFVDRYRVLVRKRKLPPKGTPNREICQTILEKHSDEYQLGTSRVFLRENLERHLERERAAILNTAAITLQRNVRGFLARTRYTAKRQSAIKLQASVRGWMQRRRYETLRRGVVKAQATFRGRRQRKRYNQLKEEMKRKANLAKERARVKAQKEEQERNARPHAVSNLNALDIPAELALIFNKIEEWQPLHNKRQLVKVVGPIVEIQEQYALPNDIDQHAFSKFTNIYFKSHVWGMKKEPIKTPFLHKSKDSDYMDSIAIFKLILRFMNDTTLSPKREQALADYIIHKGLANERLRDEILCQLVNQTWRNDVEANNERCWLLMASCLSAFPPTGPLYKYLLKYVSDHGYDGYKSVCQRKLLSGHTCTPPARSSAPCLLEWRANWKRFNTALEFAMPDGETMTAGVESWTRCHVVASALLAKRGIAECNGWTVALDNDQRNGFDYVFDSISEVETPPGYPVGRQPPHSPQPSSTMTPVSKVEPVSVNRRPTVPPPQPPMVKPQKVRSVSRDHSVENGLSRQSALNDRYFEKTSRSRSLDNLITPVPQIAIAPKKLDSLGLSHSKLNERYMSMERIQETEKDTDSEDDNDDDDDDDDDDDDIAKSVDDDNLESVSQRGETRNYNGASSDVMSHSQIDFDYPDINARSEDDKGSYMKGHPRFIKSQYAGKRGSHSIKSQMDNKHSDKSEARSCAMSDTSEAPSLASHVRRVRVPSQASDVDQFLDDLFNPVLDQLSDARSLAASIKGSSKSKSVEDCESLDSRDFAKRIKGGGRERSIESSRALRSNESPLQDEDFEPSLDISMFARTVKGGGRGVASQQQNGSGQPGNASFGMSPLIGSPPVLPSILSPPSLLMPAMNSQSMFNTPNGGLGVPANTSNTTSNGSSGDSMLAYQTNLHQAFLQSAMAQNIQIQQQILAQNQALHQLLQQQQLLPPVGTENTSGVWNNSPPKHKSTPTNKSQGLRAGSPHSTFTNVLSELKSRKSSMDSNIGKSSVPPPPPMPPPPDLCDPSEVRPFMDPYGRAKTVRIGKWRWPPPSDGTSNGVPGEINGFPSHQSFLQFKMSKQQQNQRHKQSQDSSQDGDMNGVEWEEYEIQQSEAMKQPSPKDQTEVHKSSYKSLEVGALRPSPGSVGKLRISNEMKHKLEMVTANHSLRSTTSKPRPQAMNNMPTPIPTAGKLDTDRRLLLQQQLAGRWGSVDSVDSQSVVKEDASDVQPNNVIRNQVERIESSGWRLPPPPITPSRSNSFYNQNMKKSSTGPPAPIQPVTREYDQNNMFRNAVPNNYTAEPQHEIEKGPEFNGRPETRIQSPIQNEDGQSTKLLQTPANSYFTYNRVPWKLNIRKEVFTPKESMSSPLVLHLIFCQIVGDMFNKFHSVHARISADEREEMLDLLDRFGVTASNMQTGHHKASTKRSIVELARQWPLYFSRIFPVSCGYQHREVEYLAIAHAGLHLLRKEENQYQIMQTLTFEDIADVSMGKAGGSVQLTIMSGETIPFHSNRSRQIHSMISSFWKDAAPLGRLPRQVDDKIRATEHKGWQQTNTKYSKPTSPYKQHESPPPIHFAADDGKHSLLQFAMYNFRHSSEKFDMLKSANGEINGSLKVIQNSKMKNDDWTWKEQLEMVKYTNVPISESLLKLDSELNALAIECFECVMRYMGDLPTTPEFTEVKCVYTILMHCHKFESLRDEVYCQLMKQTTNNKTETCQRGWRLLSIVAAYFTCSENLRPFLLKYLETAAYDKRRAFHGTANVCLQNLRKTLRYGGRKNVPSVEEVTAVSAGRNSKRQMYRLPGGSETVVNTKSTTVVADVIAGMCSLINVNDPLEMEEFSLYCIVEGDAFTMPLAADEYILDVTTELHKNQQVFYLIFCRSVWYFPLRLDSQLYVQVLFNQIAPDYLEGLLLVLPFGQLPQDLLYEVCRLAALLHRAADMLQPPTLKETKFLLPKPALMQNEVNPQQLVQMVQNNWPQIETLHSVEAKAQFLEILSKWPLFGSSFFAVKRSGDQQILALNRTGVHFLHIVTHKTLSTVPFSEVISTRKVRAGEGATLYLELKCGNLFQQRVARLQTDQAHEIARLVRQYITMHRHNVGGH; translated from the exons ggaGAACTTGTGTGGTTTGACCCAGGTGTTGGCCATGTCTTACCCGGAGAAGTTTTGGAGTACCACAAACCTGCCCAAGTACTCACTGTGCAGGCTGTTATTGCAGGGAAA ACGCAAATATTTTCGCTTACAAGTTCCAACGGTGTTAATCGGCGACAAGATCTTGGTCAAAATGGTATTGAAGACATGATACAACTTAC agACTTAAACGAGGCTTCGTTATTGTGGAATTTGAAAATTCGATACGACAAAGAACTTATATAT ACATATACTGGAAGCATATTAGTAGCAGTAAATCCTTACAAAATGTACGATATGTATGGGTTGGACatggtaaaaaaatacgaaGGCCAAATTTTAGGAACATTACCACC TCATTTGTTCGCAGTTGGTTCCGCAGCTTACGGAATGCTTCCTAGAGGAAATCAAGTTGTCGTCATTTCTGGCGAATCAGGTTCTGGTAAAACGGAATCCACTAAGCTTATAATGCAGTATTTAGCAGCTGTTAATAAATCGCCATCCAATCTCATTACCGAACAAATTTTAGAAGCGTCCCCATTACTGGAAAGTTTTGGTAATGCCAAAACAGTGCGTAATGACAATTCATCCCGGTTTGGAAAGTTTTTAGAAGTCCATTTCAAACA AGGGGTTATACTAGGCGCTAAAGTTACAGAATATCTACTGGAAAAATCAAGAATAGTGACACAAGCTCCAGAAGAACGAAATTATCATGTGTTTTACGAGCTATTGGCGGGTCTCGCCGACGAGGAGAAACTTAAATACGGCTTGTTATCggctgataaatatttttatttaaatcaaggCGGAAACTGTGAAATTGATGGAAAATATGACGGAGAAGATTTTCAATCACTTATGTCTGCGATGCAAGTTCTCGGATTCACGTCGGAAGAACAAGACACAATATTTCGGATACTGGCGTCag ttTTACACTTGggaaatgtttattttcatcGTAAGCAACTAAAACATGGACAAGAAGGCGTTGAAATTGGTTCTGATGCAGAAATCAGATGGACAGGACATTTGCTCCGATTAGATGTGGATGGTATCAAAGAAGCGTTAACGACCAAAACCACC GAAGCACGTAATGAACGTGTGTTGACTGCACTAAATATTGATCAAGCTTTGGACGCTAGAGATGCATTTGCTAAAGCTCTATACAGTTCACTTTTTACATGGCTTGTTGCAAGGATTAATCACATTGTGTACAAAGGAACCAAAAAGACAACAGCTATATcgattttagatatatttggttttgaagatttcaaa gaAAACAGTTTTGAAcagttatgtattaattacgccaatgaaaatttacaagtatacttcaataaacatatatttaaattagaacaGCAAGAGTATGCCAAGGAAAAAATTCAATGGCAAAACATTgcttacaat GACAATTTGCCAGTGATTCAGTTGCTATCAAAAAAGCCTGTGGGTATATTGCACCTTTTAGACGACGAGTCCAATTTTCCACGTGCCACCGATGTATCGTTTTTAGAAAAGTGTCATTACAACCACGCATTGAACGAACTATACTCTAGACCCAGATTAAATGGTCCAGAATTTGGTGTTCGCCATTATGCCGGACCGGTATGGTATAACGTTGATGGTTTTCTGGACAAAAACCGCGATACTTTAAGGCCCGATGTCgtgcaattattaatatctagcTCTTTACCT atgTTGAGTAAAATGTTCAGCTCTTTACGGAATAATTTTGAAgcttcaaaaacattaaacaaggCTAATGGCAGATTTGTTACCATGAAGCCGAGAACCCCGACTGTAGCCGCCAGGTTTCACGATTCACTTCAACAGCTCTTGGAGTCTATATCTGG ATGCCATCCGTGGTTTGTGCGTTGCATTAAACCAAACTGTGAAAAAGTATCGATGAAATTTGATATGCCCACGGTATTGGAACAACTCCGATATTCGGGAATGTTGGAAACGATACGGATCCGTAAGCTAGGTTATCCGGTCCGCATGAAGTTTATCGAATTTGTAGATAGGTATCGCGTTTTGGTGCGAAAACGAAAACTTCCGCCAAAAGGAACGCCAAacag GGAAATCTGTCAAACAATTTTGGAAAAACATTCGGACGAATATCAGTTGGGCACGAGCCGGGTATTTCTGCGGGAAAATCTTGAACGGCACTTAGAACGAGAACGAGCTGCCATTCTTAACACCGCAGCAATCACACTCCAGCGAAACGTCAGAGGGTTCCTCGCTCGGACCAGGTATACCGCAAAAAGGCAGAGTGCGATCAAGTTGCAAGCATCCGTTCGTGGATGGATGCAGCGAAGACGATACGAGACTTTGAGACGTGGTGTGGTTAAAGCGCAAGCAACTTTTAGAGGTAGACGGCAGCGAAAACGATATAACCAACTAAAG GAGGAAATGAAAAGAAAAGCTAACTTAGCGAAAGAGAGAGCAAGAGTCAAGGCCCAAAAGGAAGAACAGGAAAGAAATGCTAGGCCACATGCTGTATCGAATCTCAACGCGTTAGATATTCCAGCGGAACTcgcgttaatatttaataaaatcgaag aatgGCAACCATTACACAATAAGAGACAATTGGTAAAAGTAGTCGGTCCAATCGTAGAGATTCAAGAACAATATGCTCTACCGAATGATATTGATCAACATGCATTTTCGAAgttcacaaatatttatttcaaa tCTCATGTATGGGGAATGAAAAAAGAACCTATAAAAACTCCATTTCTCCACAAAAGTAAAGATTCCGATTACATGGATTCAATtgcgatttttaaattaatattaagattcATGAACGACACGACATTATCTCCCAAAAGAGAACAGGCATTAGCAGACTACATCATTcacaaa GGTTTGGCCAACGAACGGCTGAGAGACGAAATTCTATGTCAACTGGTAAACCAGACGTGGCGCAACGACGTTGAAGCAAATAACGAAAGATGCTGGTTGCTGATGGCTAGCTGTCTGTCAGCGTTTCCCCCAACCGGACcgctatataaatacttattgaa GTATGTTTCCGATCATGGCTATGATGGCTACAAAAGCGTA TGCCAGAGAAAACTGCTGTCGGGGCACACTTGTACGCCGCCGGCCCGGTCTTCAGCTCCGTGTCTACTGGAGTGGCGGGCTAACTGGAAACGGTTCAACACTGCGTTAGAATTCGCAATGCCCGATGGCGAGACGATGACCGCCGGCGTAGAATCATGGACCCGGTGCCACGTGGTTGCTTCCGCCCTATTAGCCAAGAGGGGCATCGCCGAATGCAACGGATGGACTGTGGCGTTGGACAACGACCAGAGAAATGGGTTCGATTACGTATTTGACTCCATATCGGAAGTGGAAACGCCTCCTGGATATCCGGTCGGGAGACAGCCGCCCCACTCGCCACAACCGTCGTCAACGATGACGCCCGTTTCGAAG GTAGAACCCGTGTCTGTGAACCGCCGACCGACTGTGCCACCACCTCAGCCGCCAATGGTGAAACCG CAAAAAGTAAGATCAGTGTCTCGAGATCATAGCGTAGAAAACGGTCTTTCACGGCAATCTGCTTTAAACGACAGATACTTCGAGAAGACTAGTCGATCCAGAAGTCTCGACAATTTAATAACTCCG GTACCACAAATCGCTATTGCTCCGAAAAAACTAGATTCATTGGGCTTATCGCATAGCAAGCTCAACGAGCGATACATGTCAATGGAGCGTATACAAGAAACTGAAAAAGACACCGATAGCGAAGACGATAACgatgacgacgatgacgatgacgatgatgatgacgaCATCGCCAAATCTGTCGATGACGATAATTTAGAGTCTGTTAGCCAAAGGGGCGAAACGAGAAACTATAATgg TGCATCATCAGATGTGATGTCCCATAGTCAAATCGATTTTGACTATCCAGATATTAATGCTAGAAGTGAAGACGACAAAGGTTCATACATGAAGGGCCATCCCAG ATTCATAAAATCACAGTATGCGGGTAAACGCGGTTCACATTCTATTAAATCACAAATGGATAACAAACATTCTGACAAGTCTGAAGCGAGAAGCTGCGCCATGTCTGATACAAGCGAAGCTCCATCTTTAG CATCGCACGTTAGACGGGTACGTGTGCCGTCGCAGGCGTCGGATGTGGATCAATTCCTCGACGATCTGTTCAATCCAGTTCTGGACCAGCTGTCTGACGCCAGATCGCTAGCCGCGTCTATTAAAGGTTCATCGAAGAGCAAGTCTGTGGAGGACTGCGAATCTCTAGACTCTCGTGACTTTGCCAAGAGGATAAAGGGTGGCGGCCGTGAACGATCGATCGAAAGTAGTCGGGCGTTGAGGTCCAATGAGAGTCCGTTACAGGATGAAGACTTTGAACCGTCGTTAGACATCTCGATGTTCGCACGGACCGTTAAAGGCGGCGGTCGAGGCGTCGCTTCACAGCAACAG AATGGTTCCGGACAGCCCGGAAACGCTTCGTTCGGCATGTCGCCACTCATCGGCTCGCCACCGGTGTTGCCCTCCATTCTTTCGCCACCATCGTTACTCATGCCCGCCATGAACTCACAGAGCATGTTTAACACTCCGAACGGCG GTCTCGGTGTACCGGCAAACACGTCCAACACCACCAGCAACGGATCGTCGGGAGACAGCATGCTCGCGTATCAAACAAACCTACATCAGGCGTTTTTGCAGTCCGCTATGGCGCAAAATATCCAAATTCAACAACAAATACTTGCACAGAACCAAGCCCTCCACCAGTTGCTTCAACAGCAACAATTATTGCCACCG GTTGGAACTGAAAATACATCAGGCGTCTGGAACAATTCACCTCCTAAACATAAGTCTACCCCCACAAATAAGTCTCAA ggACTTCGTGCAGGATCACCACATTCAACGTTTACAAATGTTTTAAGTGAGTTAAAGAGCAGAAAATCATCAATGGATTCTAACATTGGaaag AGTTCTGTACCTCCACCACCTCCTATGCCACCGCCACCAGACTTATGCGATCCTAGCGAGGTTAGGCCATTTATGGATCCGTATGGCCGAGCAAAAACTGTACGCATTGGCAAATGGAGATGGCCGCCACCAAGTGATGGCACTAGCAATGGTGTGCCAGGTGAAATCAACGGGTTTCCGTCACATCAAAGttttttacagtttaaaatgtccaaacaacaacaaaaccaAAGACACAAGCAATcacaa GACTCGAGTCAAGATGGAGATATGAACGGAGTCGAATGGGAAGAGTACGAAATACAACAATCCGAAGCAATGAAACAACCGTCACCCAAAGACCAAACAGAAGTCCACAAATCGTCGTATAAATCGTTGGAAGTTGGTGCGTTAAGACCTAGTCCGGGGAGCGTAGGAAAACTAAGGATCAGCAACGAAATGAAACACAAGCTTGAAATGGTGACAGCCAATCACAGTCTACGATCTACGACCAGCAAACCCAGACCGCAAGCCATGAACAATATGCCAACGCCTATACCAACGGCCGGGAAATTAGACACTGACAGACGACTACTTTTGCAGCAGCAACTAG cagGGAGATGGGGTAGTGTGGACAGTGTTGATTCTCAGAGCGTGGTCAAAGAAGACGCTTCAGACGTGCAACCAAATAACGTGATACGCAATCAAGTTGAACGCATCGAAAGCTCCGGTTGGCGGTTGCCACCACCGCCTATCACCCCATCTAGATCCAacagtttttataatcaaaacat GAAAAAGAGTAGTACCGGTCCTCCGGCTCCCATACAGCCCGTGACGCGTGAATACGACCAGAACAATATGTTCCGGAATGCAGTTCCGAACAACTACACTGCCGAACCACAGCACGAGATCGAAAAAGGCCCAGAGTTCAACGGTCGTCCCGAAACGAGAATACAATCGCCTATACAAAATGAAGACGGACAATCCACGAAGCTGCTGCAAACGCCAGCCAACTCTTATTTTACTTACAACCGCGTACCGTGGAAATTAAATATCCGGAAGGAA GTTTTTACCCCCAAAGAATCGATGTCTAGTCCGCTGGTGTTGCATTTGATATTCTGTCAAATAGTCGGCGACATGTTCAACAAATTCCATTCGGTACATGCCAGAATATCCGCCGATGAACGTGAAGAGATGTTAGac ttattGGATCGTTTTGGAGTGACAGCTAGCAACATGCAAACGGGTCATCACAAAGCCAGTACCAAACGTTCCATCGTTGAGCTGGCTCGTCAGTGgccattatatttttcacgcATATTTCCGGTTTcg TGTGGTTATCAGCACAGAGAAGTCGAATATTTAGCAATTGCACATGCGGGCCTTCATTTATTACGCAAAGAAGAAAACCAATATCAAATTATGCAAACACTAAC GTTTGAAGACATTGCCGATGTTTCAATGGGTAAAGCAGGAGGCTCTGTACAGCTCACTATAATGTCAGGTGAAACAATACCGTTCCATTCTAATAGATCCAGGCAAATACACTCAATGATAAGCTCATTTTGGAAGGATGCTGCTCCACTTGGTCGACTTCCTCGTCAAGtg gatGACAAGATCCGTGCGACAGAACACAAgg ggtGGCAACAAACAAACACTAAGTATTCCAAGCCAACTTCACCGTATAAACAACATGAATCACCACCTCCTATCCACTTT GCTGCAGATGACGGTAAACATTCGTTACTTCAATTTGCCATGTATAATTTCAGACACAGTTCGgagaa GTTTGACATGCTGAAATCCGCGAATGGTGAAATAAACGGTTCACTGAAAGTCATACAAAACTCCAAGATGAAGAATGACGATTGGACGTGGAAAGAACAACTGGAGatggtaaaatatacaaacgtcCCTATATCCGAATCATTGTTAAAGTTAGACTCGGAATTAAATGCACTGGCCATCGAATGCTTCGAGTGCGTTATGAGGTATATGGGCGATTTGCCTACCACGCCCGAGTTCACGGAAGTCAAATGTGTTTACACCATTCTCatg CATTGCCATAAATTTGAAAGTTTGAGAGACGAAGTCTACTGTCAGCTAATGAAGCAAACGACCAACAACAAGACGGAGACGTGTCAACGTGGTTGGCGTTTACTCAGCATAGTCGCAGCATACTTCACGTGCTCCGAGAACCTGAGACCTTTCTTGCTGAAGTATTTGGAAACGGCTGCTTACGACAAGAGGAGAGCTTTTCACG gtACCGCGAATGTATGCCTGCAAAATTTGCGTAAAACGTTGAGGTACGGCGGCCGGAAGAACGTACCCAGCGTCGAGGAGGTGACCGCCGTGTCCGCTGGTCGCAATTCCAAGAGACAGATGTACCGGTTGCCGGGTGGCAGCGAAACCGTGGTCAATACAAAGTCCACAACCGTAGTAGCCGACGTTATTGCCGGCATGTGTTCGTTGATCAACGTCAACGACCCGTTGGAGATGGAGGAATTCTCGCTATACTGTATCGTCGAAGGTGACGCATTCACGATGCCATTGGCCGCGGACGAGTACATACTGGACGTGACTACTGAGCTACACAAAAACCAACAG GTGTTTTACTTGATATTCTGCCGGTCTGTTTGGTATTTCCCACTGCGGCTGGATAGTCAACTATACGTTCAAGTGCTATTCAACCAAATCGCACCCGACTACTTAGAAGGCCTACTGTTGGTTTTGCCTTTCGGTCAGTTACCCCAAGATTTATTG tatgaaGTGTGTAGATTAGCTGCTCTGCTGCACCGAGCAGCTGATATGCTTCAACCACCGACGTTAAAAGAAACGAAATTCCTTTTGCCTAAACCAGCGCTCATGCAAAATGAAGTTAATCCTCAGCAGCTGGTACAAATGGTTCAAAACAATTGGCCGCAAATTGAAACCCTACACAGCGTGGAAGCTAAAGCTCAATTTTTAG AAATATTAAGCAAATGGCCACTGTTCGGATCCAGCTTCTTTGCGGTCAAACGCAGCGGAGATCAACAGATATTGGCTCTGAACAGAACCGGTGTCCATTTCCTTCACATTGTTACCCAT AAAACCTTATCAACAGTGCCATTTAGTGAAGTTATATCGACTAGGAAAGTGAGAGCTGGCGAAGGTGCCACTCTCTACTTAGAGCTCAAGTGTGGCAACCTGTTCCAGCAACGAGTGGCTAGACTACAAACTGACCAGGCCCACGAAATTGCTCGGCTCGTTAGACAATACATAACCATGCACCGAC ataaTGTCGGTGGTCATTGA